A genomic stretch from Theobroma cacao cultivar B97-61/B2 chromosome 4, Criollo_cocoa_genome_V2, whole genome shotgun sequence includes:
- the LOC18602940 gene encoding 2-hydroxyisoflavanone dehydratase — MDSLDKEVAIEILPFIRIYKGGSVERLAGSPNVPPSTEDPETGVSSKDITISDNPPISARIYLPKQVEQHQKVPLLVYFHGGGFCFESAFSFVETKYMNSLAYYAKVVVISIEYRLAPEHPLPIAYDDCWAGLQWVVSHSVDCGVDNKEPWLSTYVDFDRVYVAGDSAGANLAHNILMRAGSEALNGGVKITGAFVTHPYFWGSKPVGSEPKSIDKREKCAMYTIWHLIYPEAPGGIDNPMINPVSPGAPSLAGLGCSRLLVSVAEKDALRDRGIFYYNAVKESGWKGELVLVQVEREDHAFQILNYESENAKKLIKRLASFLV; from the coding sequence ATGGATTCCCTCGATAAGGAAGTCGCCATCGAGATTCTCCCTTTCATCCGGATTTACAAAGGTGGTTCGGTTGAGCGACTGGCTGGCTCTCCCAACGTGCCACCATCAACCGAAGACCCGGAAACTGGAGTCTCATCAAAAGACATCACTATTTCAGACAACCCTCCTATCTCAGCTAGGATTTACCTACCAAAGCAGGTTGAACAACACCAAAAAGTTCCCCTCTTAGTCTACTTCCATGGTGGAGGCTTTTGCTTTGAGTCCGCTTTCTCATTTGTTGAAACCAAGTATATGAACAGCTTAGCTTATTATGCCAAAGTAGTTGTTATTTCGATCGAGTACAGGCTAGCCCCTGAACATCCTCTCCCCATTGCTTATGACGACTGCTGGGCTGGTCTACAATGGGTTGTTTCTCATTCTGTTGATTGTGGGGTAGATAACAAGGAACCTTGGTTATCCACCTATGTTGATTTTGATCGAGTTTATGTTGCTGGTGACAGCGCCGGAGCTAACCTTGCTCACAATATACTGATGAGAGCTGGCTCAGAGGCCTTGAATGGTGGTGTTAAAATAACAGGAGCTTTTGTAACACACCCTTATTTCTGGGGTTCAAAGCCGGTTGGTTCTGAGCCTAAGAGTATTGACAAACGAGAGAAGTGCGCCATGTACACGATATGGCACTTGATTTATCCAGAGGCTCCTGGAGGCATTGATAATCCGATGATCAACCCGGTGAGTCCAGGGGCTCCAAGCTTGGCAGGACTTGGATGTTCCAGGTTGCTTGTTAGTGTTGCTGAAAAGGATGCGCTGAGGGATAGAGGGATCTTCTACTATAATGCAGTGAAGGAAAGTGGGTGGAAAGGAGAATTGGTGTTGGTCCAAGTTGAAAGAGAAGATCATGCTTTTCAGATTCTAAATTATGAGTCTGAGAATGCTAAGAAACTGATCAAACGCCTGGCTTCTTTCCTTGTCTAG
- the LOC18602939 gene encoding 2-hydroxyisoflavanone dehydratase, producing MDSTAKEVVKELPGLIKLYKDGSVERLFGSPYVPPSPEPDPETGVSSKDITISDNPLISARLYLPKLTQPHEKLPILAYFHAGGFCLESAFSFFDQRYLNALVSEARVVAVSVEYRLAPEHPLPAAYEDCWAALQWVASHSLDNEIKKDSWLLNHGDFDRIFIGGDSAGGNIVHNIALQAGAEGLKGRVKLLGAFLSHPYFWGSESSTDHDKSMPTLAWEFVYPSAPGGIDNALINPLGPGKPSLAGLGCSRLLVCVAEKDQLRDFGVLYYDAVKESGWQGEIELFEVKGEDHAFHILDFGKENSKIMIKRLASFLAVS from the coding sequence ATGGATTCTACAGCCAAAGAGGTAGTCAAAGAGCTCCCCGGACTCATCAAACTCTACAAAGATGGCTCAGTGGAACGCCTCTTTGGCTCTCCATATGTGCCACCGTCACCCGAACCAGACCCTGAAACTGGTGTCTCTTCAAAAGACATAACCATATCAGACAACCCTTTGATCTCAGCTCGCCTTTACCTCCCAAAACTCACTCAACCCCATGAAAAGCTTCCCATCTTAGCTTACTTCCATGCCGGCGGCTTTTGTCTTGAATCCGCTTTCTCATTCTTTGACCAAAGGTATCTAAACGCCTTGGTCTCTGAAGCTAGAGTTGTAGCCGTCTCAGTAGAGTACAGGCTGGCCCCAGAACACCCTCTTCCTGCTGCGTATGAAGATTGCTGGGCTGCTCTTCAATGGGTAGCTTCTCACTCTTTGGACAATGAAATCAAAAAAGATTCATGGTTGTTGAACCATGGTGACTTTGATAGAATCTTTATTGGTGGTGACAGCGCAGGGGGCAATATAGTCCATAACATAGCTCTCCAAGCAGGAGCTGAAGGGTTGAAAGGTAGGGTTAAGCTTTTGGGAGCTTTCCTTTCCCATCCTTACTTCTGGGGCTCTGAGTCTAGTACTGATCATGACAAGTCCATGCCAACTTTGGCCTGGGAATTTGTTTATCCGTCAGCTCCTGGAGGCATTGACAACGCCCTGATCAACCCTCTTGGCCCTGGAAAGCCGAGCCTAGCGGGACTCGGTTGCTCAAGGTTACTAGTTTGTGTTGCTGAGAAGGATCAGCTTAGAGACTTTGGGGTTTTGTACTATGATGCAGTGAAGGAAAGTGGTTGGCAAGGAGAAATCGAGCTGTTTGAAGTGAAGGGAGAGGATCATGCTTTTCATATACTGGATTTCGGCAAAGAGAATTCTAAGATAATGATCAAAAGATTGGCCTCTTTTCTTGCTGTCAGCTAA